From Leishmania mexicana MHOM/GT/2001/U1103 complete genome, chromosome 9, a single genomic window includes:
- a CDS encoding heat shock protein HslVU, ATPase subunit HslU,putative translates to MFRFPTQLLFCVAAAASTPSPDVLQVTREKASKLDNLSPRAITKILDAYIVGQDAGKRAVAIALRNRWRRRQLSDADLRREVVPKNMLLIGPTGVGKTEISRRMARITDAPFIKVEATKYTEVGFKGKDVESIIEDLYTNAKLKARRALEAERHAEALNMALDTVYSAWSVSQRMRAMDRSLLSAGKAEEVTAAAADDSAAEAEESQQQQQQHNFEYFREHYLDEPITNDMVTIDISAPQAPTKPPKEGSIDLQSVGMLLGLGGEPKRLKVSVTKRVADAVPLATQEALDKLIDEASVNTLARALAEEEGVVFVDEIDKVVAEPSSANADVSSTGVQQDLLPLIEGSNVTMKDGSVIATDNILFICSGAFHVVKTSDMIAELQGRLPVRVELQALTEEDFRRILTEPKFNLLRQQEEMLKTEKIDVVFTEDGVNELAKVTCAVNSQGQNIGARRLNTILERVMDPYSFNCEEYEGKRVEINAKMVREATEKLQKNVNLAKYLL, encoded by the coding sequence ATGTTTCGCTTCCCGACTCAgcttttgttttgtgtggctgcggcggccagcACGCCATCCCCTGACGTGTTGCAGGTCACAAGGGAAAAGGCAAGCAAGCTTGACAATCTCTCGCCGCGGGCGATCACGAAAATATTGGACGCCTACATTGTTGGGCAGGATGCTGGAAAACGCGCCGTGGCTATTGCGCTGCGCAACCGCTGGCGTCGTCGGCAGCTCAGCGACGCCGACCTGCggagggaggtggtgccCAAGAACATGCTGCTGATTGGTCCAACTGGCGTCGGCAAGACGGAGATATCGCGTCGCATGGCGCGCATCACGGACGCCCCGTTTATCAAGGTGGAGGCCACCAAGTACACGGAGGTCGGCTTCAAAGGCAAGGACGTCGAGAGCATCATCGAGGACCTGTACACGAACGCCAAGCTCAAGGCAAGGCGCGCGCTCGAGGCAGAGCGACATGCAGAGGCGCTGAACATGGCGCTGGACACTGTGTATAGCGCCTGGTCGGTGAGCCAGCGGATGCGAGCGATGGACCGTTCTCTGCTTAGCGCCGGCAAGGCCGAGGAAGTGacggctgcagccgcagacgacagcgcagcggaagcggaagagtcgcagcagcagcagcagcagcacaactTCGAGTACTTCCGCGAGCACTACCTGGATGAGCCAATCACTAACGATATGGTGACGATCGACATTAGTGCCCCGCAGGCGCCGACGAAGCCACCAAAGGAGGGCAGCATCGATCTGCAGTCGGTTGGCATGCTGCTGGGTCTGGGAGGGGAGCCGAAGAGGCTGAAGGTGTCCGTGACGAAGCGGGTGGCTGACGCTGTGCCGCTGGCCACGCAGGAGGCGCTAGACAAACTGATCGACGAAGCCTCAGTGAACACGCTAGCACGTGCcctggcggaggaggagggcgttGTCTTTGTGGATGAGATCGACAAGGTGGTTGCCGAGCCGTCCAGCGCCAACGCCGACGTCAGCTCCACCGGGGTGCAGCAAGATCTGCTGCCTCTGATCGAGGGCTCCAACGTCACCATGAAAGACGGCAGCGTCATTGCGACGGACAACATCCTCTTCATCTGCTCCGGCGCCTTCCACGTTGTCAAGACGTCCGACATGatcgcggagctgcagggcCGACTGCCTGTACGCGTagagctgcaggcgctgacggaggaggactTCCGCCGTATCTTGACGGAACCCAAGTTCAACCTGCTGCGGCAACAGGAAGAGATGCTGAAAACGGAGAAGATCGACGTCGTCTTCACGGAGGACGGCGTTAATGAGCTGGCCAAGGTGACCTGCGCAGTGAACAGCCAAGGTCAGAACATCGGCGCCCGTCGCCTCAACACAATCCTCGAGCGCGTCATGGACCCGTATAGCTTCAACTGCGAAGAGTACGAAGGCAAGAGGGTGGAGATCAACGCCAAGATGGTGCGGGAGGCAACGGAGAAGCTCCAGAAGAACGTGAACTTAGCTAAGTACTTATTATGA
- a CDS encoding cysteine peptidase, Clan CA, family C19,putative: MRLRLLPRCRRVTTSYLLPIMSATTASSRRKQHRESLKEESMISFEMELDEAIELPFDVSPVAPTDSAPSPPFGRKKIAMPASRTASEKRVAWSNGSTASLGLAVCGNVNELPNTAATADGVTSPDVVPPNAAAKTYSAAAPSRMVTWKDTSASQRRAEAQASRQDDFNPMILCPLQNLGNTCYFNAGVQLLVNCPALVYAVRNSPFARRAQSNIPLTAHAVPMPPAAAPTATTKLCLKGGAATHALFQEFSALLARMEMGCAAGERAISPMCALDSLAQAYPQFEGRSQQDAAEMMTSLLASLEEEGGQYVEVTQLLHSFEEDAAALRQGVTSSASSPVGPELMGRVRTSATSSLLEAEAAPSASSHRRDYSEPYNIEEYSQPSLLSSTSEDTFLPGPRSAHFFAVLRLMERVNRDNELLERRVKQRQGVAYTSPFKPPRLHFNPLLDGFRGYTLSEVECHNCRAVSRVVSAFNGLLLDVPTAKQRRRYALAHPNVLRRVDFDGELRQVKKPFRMTWWNPLSLCVAAWRQLKRFFQDPFPYPLWLDECLDIHFEPEVLRGCNKYRCESCDTTTDATKSETLLALPEYLLIHMKRFEAGRFFNSKKSDSVFFPTSWRPLTNTQARQSPINTDDAPPALPEYLDLRHYLHSSVASFAEPTPPCLWSADNEPHQQRRASRDDASSPTSSIPTTYTLDGIVNHHGGYDGGHYTVFLYKATEERQAWVYISDDEVDQAEEVVATDTEYVLLYRRQPLVQAAPESDDGEQLRRKACYYLSLSSPSCPAANTAAATTAGPHAKKLHSRCPFSSSSADGAASAPPDAATAATEPRVYISRMWLQRVAFMHEPGPIVNRLCYCRPEDQGRVSMYRTIFPATVKVPAEVPHVHGPPVSWFYVPITQKDYDIFYNAFGGNAAVTASEYESLRAMQDKFCAAIDLAERQRGRSARPAPRS, translated from the coding sequence atgcgcctgcgcctgctgccacGGTGTCGCCGAGTCACCACATCTTACCTGCTGCCCATCATGTCCGCCACAACAGCGTCGTCGCGGCGGAAACAGCACCGCGAGTCGCTCAAGGAGGAGTCGATGATCTCGTTCGAGATGGAGCTCGACGAGGCGATTGAGCTGCCGTTCGACGTGAGCCCCGTCGCGCCGACAGACTCGGCGCCGAGCCCGCCGTTTGGGAGAAAGAAAATTGCAATGCCTGCTTCACGGACCGCTTCGGAGAAGAGGGTGGCATGGagcaacggcagcaccgccagcctCGGACTCGCCGTGTGCGGCAACGTTAATGAGCTCCCAAACACCGCCGCGACCGCCGACGGCGTCACCTCTCCCGACGTCGTGCCACCCAATGCAGCTGCCAAAACCTactcggcagcggcgccgtcacgtATGGTGACGTGGAAGGACACCAGCGCGTCTCAGCGGCGTGCCGAGGCGCAGGCGAGCCGCCAAGACGACTTCAACCCCATGATTCTGTGCCCGCTGCAGAACCTGGGCAATACGTGCTACTTCAACGCGGGTGTGCAACTGCTCGTGAACTGCCCCGCCCTCGTCTATGCAGTGCGCAACTCGCCGTTTGCGCGGAGGGCACAGAGCAACATCCCCCTCACCGCCCACGCCGTACCGATgccgccggctgcagcgccaacTGCAACGACGAAGCTGTGTCTGAAAGGGGGTGCCGCCACCCACGCACTCTTCCAGGAGTTCTCCGCCCTGCTCGCCCGCATGGAAATGGGATGTGCAGCCGGTGAGAGGGCGATCTCGCCCATGTGCGCGCTCGACTCCCTCGCGCAGGCGTATCCGCAGTTCGAGGGTCGAAGCCAGCAAGATGCAGCAGAGATGATGACGTCGCTGCTCGCCAgcttggaggaggagggcggtcAGTACGTGGAGGTGACACAGCTGCTACACTCGTTTGAagaggatgccgcggcgctgcggcagggcgTGACGTCCTCGGCTTCCTCTCCCGTGGGGCCGGAGCTAATGGGGCGGGTTCGCACGAGTGCCACCTCGTCTCTCTTGGAAGCCGAGGCCGCGCCCTCCGCATCGTCGCATCGCCGTGATTACAGCGAGCCCTACAACATCGAGGAGTACTCCCAGCCatcgctgctctcctccaccaGTGAGGACACCTTCCTGCCGGGtccgcgcagcgcgcactTCTTCGCCGTACTGCGGCTGATGGAACGAGTGAATCGGGACAACGAACTACTTGAGCGGCGTGtgaagcagcggcaaggAGTTGCCTACACCAGCCCCTTCAAGCCCCCGCGGCTGCACTTCAAcccgctgctggacggctTCCGCGGGTATACGCTGTCGGAGGTGGAGTGCCATAACTGCCGCGCGGTATCGCGCGTGGTGAGCGCCTTCAATGGGTTGCTGCTGGATGTGCCGACGGCAAAACAGCGCCGGCGCTACGCGTTGGCGCACCCGAatgtgctgcgccgcgtcgactTCGATGgggagctgcggcaggtgAAGAAGCCGTTTCGGATGACCTGGTGGaaccccctctccctgtgcgtggcggcgtggagGCAGCTGAAGCGGTTTTTCCAGGACCCGTTCCCGTACCCGCTGTGGCTGGACGAGTGTCTCGACATTCACTTCGAgccggaggtgctgcgcgggtGTAACAAGTACCGCTGCGAGTCCTgcgacaccaccaccgacgcCACCAAGTCGGAGACGCTTCTTGCCCTGCCCGAGTACCTGCTCATTCACATGAAGCGCTTCGAGGCCGGCCGCTTCTTCAACAGCAAAAAGTCGGACTCCGTCTTCTTTCCCACCTCGTGGCGGCCGCTCACGAACACGCAGGCGAGGCAGTCACCCATCAACACGGACgacgcgccgccagcgctgccagAGTACCTCGACCTACGCCACTACctgcacagcagcgtcgcaTCCTTCGCAGAGCCGACCCCGCCCTGTCTGTGGAGTGCCGACAACGAGccccaccagcagcgtcgcgcgaGCAGGGACGATGCCAGCAGCCCCACCAGCTCCATCCCAACCACCTACACGCTAGACGGCATTGTCAACCACCACGGCGGCTACGACGGCGGCCATTACACCGTCTTCCTCTAcaaggcgacggaggagcggcaggcgtGGGTGTACATCAGTGACGATGAGGTGGATCAAGCGGAGGAGGTAGTGGCAACGGATACCGAGTACGTCCTGCTGTACCGCCGCCAACCCCTCGTGCAGGCGGCGCCAGAGTCGGACGATGGAGAACAGCTGCGCCGAAAGGCGTGCTACTACCTCTCTCTGTCATCCCCTTCCTGCCCTGCCGCCAacaccgcggcagcgacgaccgCCGGTCCTCATGCCAAGAAGCTTCATAGCAGGTGCCCcttctcgtcctcttcgGCAGACGGCGCGGCTAGTGCGCCACCTGACGCGGCAACCGCGGCGACCGAGCCGCGGGTGTACATCTCGCGCATGTGGCTTCAGCGCGTCGCCTTCATGCACGAGCCGGGCCCGATTGTGAATCGCCTGTGCTACTGCCGTCCAGAGGATCAGGGGCGGGTGAGCATGTATCGGACCATCTTTCCAGCCACAGTGAAGGTGCCGGCGGAGGTGCCCCACGTCCACGGCCCGCCGGTGAGCTGGTTCTACGTGCCCATCACTCAGAAGGACTACGACATTTTTTACAACGCGTTTGGCGGTAACGCAGCCGTGACGGCGAGCGAATACGAGTCCCTGCGTGCCATGCAGGACAAGTTCTGCGCCGCCATTGATTtagcggagcggcagcgaggccgcTCCGCTCGCCCTGCTCCCCGGAGCTGA
- a CDS encoding minchromosome maintenance (MCM) complex subunit,putative gives MQQRSEEYSYIWGTGIAVEVFRDEFRRYLETFALGQVVADPSRRTPHSNGHGAAAARTSATDTAAAAATAYAFHEKYYLKEFLRMHMQGRSTLEVDFTWLQRVAPRLYVQTVHHPTECLQMMSAVADEVYRDVLLLRHGIEVAEDVLITVAAKKLPSMWTLKQLSPQQIEQLLSIKGMVIRVSKIIPEIRVACFQCWNCQYQERSVSGDKGRIFEPTRCAHCGKTYSFKLQHNLSLYEDKQLVKVQESPEHVADGETPISIGVVVYGNMVDTVVPGDRVIITGVYRSTPIRLNANTRIIKSIFATHIDAVHIELVRATRASEAGARKGSFANGNATGTALHASMLGSATAKDVEGDLSSAALMDTARLDMFHSLAHRPDIYDVLLHSFARTIWGHDDVKRGILAQLFGGTAKTFVFSERIGSGAAATTSSNSAVFRSELNVLLCGDPGVAKSQLLTQVHEIAPRGVYTSGKGSSSVGLTAFVVQDSDTGELVLEPGALVLSDRGLCCIDEFDKMNEATRSVLHEVMEQQTLSIAKAGIIAQLNARTSILAAANPKDSQWNAQLNVVENLQIEPTLLSRFDLIFLLLDCHDSAEDRRLAAHVLSLYMDTPRSARTRRAVTNGSDAAGGRVQPQGSCNEDDTGEEDEATQWRSTASAGQPTATSDDAAGTASTHVDAATGLPVEVHMELHGEVFLQGPPDASYMPASILSEYIALARETIFPKLTEASHKMLARCYVELRQARGSSCTVSATLRQLESMIRLSEARAKMRYSSEVSVEDVVEAKRIISAALKKAATDPTTGLINLDMFHAADPGKNTVEGNMRRLEELLKRCYLAKGRRSVSVAELRSVFNEQQSGAARPVAPAQFVELLALLSGGDVVQSFTATTVALVMAGAAPM, from the coding sequence atgcagcagcgctcgGAGGAGTACTCGTACATCTGGGGCACCGGCATCGCCGTGGAAGTGTTTCGTGACGAGTTCCGCCGCTACCTTGAAACATTTGCGCTCGGGCAGGTGGTGGCCGATccgtcgcggcgcacgcCTCACTCCAACGGTCatggggcggcagcggcacgcactTCTGCAACTgacaccgccgcagcagccgccacggcgtACGCATTTCACGAGAAGTATTACCTAAAGGAGTTCCtgcgcatgcacatgcaGGGCCGCAGCACGCTCGAGGTGGACTTTACCTGGTTGCAACGAgtggcgccgcggctgtACGTCCAGACGGTGCACCACCCCACCGAGTGCCTGCAGATGATGTCAGCCGTAGCCGATGAGGTGTACCGtgatgtgctgctgctccgccacggcaTCGAAGTGGCAGAAGACGTGCTCATCACTGTGGCAGCGAAGAAGCTGCCCTCTATGTGGacgctgaagcagctgaGTCCGCAACAAAttgagcagctgctgagcaTCAAAGGGATGGTGATTCGTGTCTCCAAGATCATTCCCGAGATTCGAGTAGCGTGCTTTCAGTGCTGGAACTGCCAGTACCAGGAGCGGAGTGTGAGCGGGGACAAGGGCCGCATCTTCGAGCCGACCCGCTGCGCGCACTGTGGAAAAACCTACTCCTTCAAGCTGCAGCACAACCTGTCGCTCTACGAGGACAAGCAGCTCGTCAAGGTGCAGGAGTCGCCGGAGCACGTCGCGGACGGCGAGACACCCATCTCGATCGGTGTCGTGGTGTATGGTAACATGGTCGACACAGTCGTGCCAGGCGACCGTGTCATCATCACGGGTGTGTACCGGTCCACCCCAATTCGACTCAATGCCAACACGCGCATCATCAAGAGCATCTTCGCCACCCACATCGACGCCGTCCACATCGAGCTGGTGCGCGCGACCCGTGCGTCAGAGGCGGGGGCGAGGAAGGGCTCCTTCGCCAACGGCAacgccaccggcaccgctcTCCATGCCTCCATGCTGGGGTCAGCGACCGCGAAGGATGTGGAGGGCGACTTGTCCAGTGCGGCGCTGATGGACACGGCGCGCCTCGACATGTTCCACTCCCTCGCCCACCGCCCCGACATCTACGACGTGCTCCTCCACTCCTTCGCCCGCACCATCTGGGGCCACGACGACGTCAAGCGCGGCATCCTGGCACAGCTCTTTGGCGGGACGGCGAAGACGTTCGTGTTCAGCGAGCGCATCggtagcggcgccgcagcgacgacgagcagcaacagcgctgTCTTCCGCTCCGAGCTCAACGTGCTGCTATGTGGCGACCCCGGTGTGGCCAAGTCGCAGCTGCTCACGCAGGTGCACGAGAtcgcgccgcgcggcgtgTACACCTCCggcaagggcagcagcagcgtcggccTGACCGCCTTTGTTGTGCAGGACAGTGACACAGGGGAGCTGGTGCTGGAGCCGGGTGCGCTCGTCCTCTCGGATCGCGGCCTGTGCTGCATCGACGAGTTCGACAAGATGAACGAGGCCACCCGGTCGGTGCTGCACGAAGTAATGGAGCAGCAGACCTTGTCGATCGCCAAGGCCGGCATCATTGCGCAGCTCAACGCCCGCACATCCATCCTAGCCGCGGCCAACCCGAAGGACTCGCAGTGGAATGCGCAGCTGAACGTTGTCGAGAACCTTCAGATCGAGCCGACGCTGCTCTCGCGATTTGACCtcatcttcctcctcctcgactgCCACGACTCCGCGGAGGATCGCCGGCTTGCCGCGCACGTTCTTTCGCTTTACATGGACACCCCCCGTAGCGCGCGCACTCGGCGCGCCGTCACCAATGGCAGTGATGCGGCCGGCGGGCGTGTGCAGCCGCAGGGCAGTTGCAACGAGGATGACACCggtgaggaggacgaggcgacgCAGTGGCGCAGTACCGCCAGTGCAGGGCAGCCAACCGCGACCTCAGATGACGCCGCGGGCACTGCGAGCACGCACGTGGATGCGGCTACCGGGCTGCCGGTGGAGGTGCATATGGAGCTGCATGGCGAGGTGTTCCTGCAGGGTCCGCCCGATGCGTCGTACATGCCGGCCAGCATCCTCTCCGAGTACATCGCACTGGCGCGCGAGACCATCTTTCCGAAGCTGACGGAGGCGTCGCACAAGATGCTCGCACGGTGCTAcgtggagctgcgccaggcccgcggcagcagctgcaccgtctCAGCGACGTTGCGGCAGCTGGAGTCCATGATTCGCCTCTCCGAGGCCCGCGCAAAGATGCGCTACAGCAGCGAGGTGTCCGTCGAGGACGTggtggaggcgaagcgcaTCATCAGCGCCGCTCTGAAGAAAGCCGCCACGGACCCAACGACGGGGCTCATCAACCTCGACATGTTCCACGCCGCCGACCCCGGCAAGAACACGGTGGAGGGAAATATGCGGCgcctggaggagctgctAAAGCGCTGCTACCTCGCCAAGGGCCGGCGCAGCGTTTCCGTGGCGGAGTTGCGCTCCGTCTTCAACGAGCAGCAGtccggcgcagcgcggccAGTAGCACCGGCGCAGTTTGTGGAGCTTCTCGCCCTTCTctccggcggcgacgtcgtgCAGTCCTTCACTGCCACGACAGTGGCCCTGGTGATGGCCGGAGCAGCGCCAATGTGA
- a CDS encoding putative drug resistence protein, with product MHPHAHHYGAAPIPAPGQEEPLGHYLSVTYAELLKAHVLDVHLPNILIGISASIEIPLVTILGRRIGASYSSIADYISVMALCRTLLDIPFGIAVEYVGVRNVMFLCLFLNIVASLIGLNVSNSASLLAFCILSGISLGGFFLARHIFVAGITSKKYRGLLMAILSGLLRWAHVIGPVASGIFASYLGDVRYSFVVPAVASGIAFGSLAIATQSTRCQQVCERTCRASLVSSVARTPLHSEQEEDASDIVWHHPGGTDRDDAYVVTALLPPATAPFPTKSGGTSSLPDSASHRVIANVERSGNTSPSLTHHPHHAHANGGVATRPRSCSVASTASASLHPDTGASQEHNFHLTTLWCTFVDYWSVIWRLGLYIVLVTALRANRKLLISFAGLRAAMTDAQVSYLMGFSFIFDAILFPLGGLMMDLLGRQFAMVPTAVGLGIVFTLLPLCTTELKLYMAASAFGIVDALGCGIIMTLTADRAPPYCGAPFFGIMRTVQDMGHVVGARGVSSLMRYAGFDVCCWMLTVVGFFTAAWGVYGVPSDTEVLPEAPRLEQAAIVAHERRLHKLSLYSRSSEETAPLTVVSATATPPTMTYGTATRPQPAPCVRQQQSWKGYRSVARS from the coding sequence ATgcacccgcacgcgcaccactATGGCGCCGCGCCAATACCAGCACCAGGGCAGGAGGAGCCTTTGGGCCACTACCTCTCCGTGACCTACGCGGAGCTCTTGAAGGCGCACGTGCTTGACGTGCATCTTCCGAACATCCTCATCGGAATCAGCGCCAGCATCGAGATACCGCTTGTCACCATTCTCGGCCGGCGCATCGGCGCCAGCTACTCCTCCATCGCAGACTACATCTCCGTCATGGCCCTGTGCCGCACCCTACTGGACATCCCGTtcggcatcgccgtcgaGTACGTTGGAGTGCGCAACGTTATGTTCCTCTGCCTGTTCCTAAACATCGTTGCCTCCCTCATCGGCCTCAACGTGAGCAACAGTGCCTCGCTCCTCGCCTTCTGCATACTGAGCGGCATCAGCCTCGGCGGCTTCTTCCTGGCGCGTCACATCTTCGTTGCCGGCATCACCTCCAAGAAGTATCGAGGCCTGCTCATGGCAATTCTTTCAGGGCTGCTACGATGGGCACACGTCATTGGTCCCGTCGCCTCAGGCATCTTCGCCTCGTACTTGGGCGACGTCCGCTACTCCTTCGTTGTGCCGGCTGTGGCGAGCGGCATCGCCTTCGGCTCTCTAGCCATCGCCACGCAGTCGACTCGGTGCCAGCAAGTGTGCGAGCGCACGTGCCGGGCAAGTCTCGTGTCGTCTGTGGCAAGAACCCCGTTACACTCAGAGCAAGAGGAGGACGCCTCGGATATTGTCTGGCACCACCCGGGCGGCACTGACAGGGACGACGCCTACGTAGTGACGGCACTGCTaccgccggcgacggcacctTTCCCGACAAAGAGCGGTGGCACAAGTAGCTTGCCGGACTCGGCGAGCCACCGCGTCATCGCCAACGTGGAGAGGAGCGGCAATACTTCGCCCTCGctcacccaccacccccaccacgcgcacgcgaaCGGCGGTGTGGCAACGCGGccccgcagctgcagtgtggcgagcacggcgtcggcgtcatTGCACCCGGACACGGGGGCCAGCCAGGAGCACAACTTCCACCTCACAACGCTCTGGTGCACCTTCGTCGACTACTGGAGCGTGATCTGGCGCCTTGGCCTGTACATTGTGCTCGTCACCGCGCTGCGTGCGAACCGCAAGCTTCTCATTTCCTTTGCAGGACTGCGCGCCGCGATGACGGATGCGCAGGTCTCCTACCTGATGGGCTTCAGTTTCATCTTCGACGCCATTCTGTTCCCCCTCGGTGGCTTGATGATGGACCTGCTCGGGCGCCAATTTGCGATGGTGCCCACCGCCGTCGGGCTCGGCATCGTCTTTACGTTGTTGCCTCTGTGCACGACGGAGCTCAAGCTCTACATGGCCGCGTCGGCCTTCGGCATCGTGGACGCGCTGGGGTGCGGCATCATCATGACACTCACGGCGGATCGGGCCCCGCCGTACTGCGGGGCGCCGTTCTTTGGCATCATGCGGACAGTGCAGGACATGGGCCACGTTGTTGGCGCTCGCGGTGTGTCAAGCCTGATGCGCTACGCCGGCTTCGACGTGTGCTGTTGGATGCTGACAGTGGTCGGCTTCTTCACAGCGGCGTGGGGTGTGTACGGGGTGCCAAGCGATACAGAGGTGCTTCCCGAGGCACCACGACTCGAGCAGGCGGCGATCGTCGCACATGAACGGCGGCTGCAcaagctctctctctactcCCGAAGCAGTgaggagacggcgccgctgacggtcgtgtcggcgacggcgacgccaccCACGATGACGTACGGCACCGCGACACGACCGCAGCCTGCGCCGTGCGTGAGACAGCAACAAAGCTGGAAGGGATACCGCAGCGTTGCGCGGAGCTGA